A window from Bacteroidota bacterium encodes these proteins:
- a CDS encoding integration host factor subunit beta codes for MTKAEIVSKIAQKTGLEKADVSASLEAFFKVVKSSMAEGENIYIRGFGSFVVKKRAKKVARIISRNKPIVINEHYVPTFKAAKVFIDKVKESDKIKTKEE; via the coding sequence CGAGATTGTAAGCAAAATAGCCCAGAAAACCGGGCTGGAGAAGGCCGATGTGAGTGCCTCGCTAGAGGCCTTCTTCAAGGTTGTGAAGTCCTCCATGGCCGAGGGAGAGAACATCTACATCCGGGGCTTTGGCAGCTTCGTAGTTAAGAAACGGGCGAAAAAAGTGGCCCGCATCATTTCGCGCAATAAGCCAATTGTTATCAACGAGCACTACGTGCCCACCTTCAAGGCTGCAAAAGTCTTTATAGACAAGGTAAAAGAGAGCGACAAAATCAAGACGAAAGAGGAATAA
- a CDS encoding Rne/Rng family ribonuclease: MANELLVSSTEEGLQLAILENRRLVELQYEKRNNLFAVGDVFLGKVKRVLPALNAVFVDIGYTKDSFLHYSDLGPQIETQTRYLKSVLSSNGRHIALDKLEAVPDIDKHGKISEVLKTGQVILVQIMKEAISSKGPRLASQLSLAGQYCILLPFGGGVSVSRKMHSGEEKKRVRKILETWKPRHMGVIARTASEGVEAEKLQADLNQLLARWNAMVEELVGAKPPRKVLSEINRTSSVLRDMLSIGFDSILTDSTSVYEDLMAYVNEQQPDLKRAVQLKKSREGLFEQYGVEKQIKGAFGKTVNLGSGAYLVVEHTEALHVIDVNSGSLRMPSLSPEENALRINLDAASEIARQLRLRDMGGIIVIDFIDMRSAESKKKVFEQLSDEMKKDRARHTILPMSRFGLIQVTRQRVRPEVNISTEEVCPSCGGTGKINPSILLADEVNRNVDFLFRKNKMKQLRMKMNPFLAAYFTKGFLSSPRFKWLKRYGKWVRIDAVTSMPFTQVRYFGEGDEEIKLD, encoded by the coding sequence TTGGCGAATGAGCTATTAGTAAGCAGCACCGAAGAGGGGCTACAGCTTGCGATCCTGGAGAATAGACGCCTTGTTGAACTTCAGTATGAGAAACGCAACAACCTGTTTGCGGTAGGAGATGTTTTTCTGGGCAAGGTAAAGCGTGTTTTACCTGCCCTGAATGCCGTTTTTGTAGACATTGGCTACACAAAAGATAGTTTCCTGCACTACAGCGACCTGGGTCCTCAGATTGAGACACAAACCCGGTACCTCAAGTCTGTGCTCAGCTCCAACGGGCGGCACATAGCGCTAGACAAGCTGGAGGCCGTGCCAGACATTGACAAGCACGGCAAGATAAGCGAGGTGCTAAAGACGGGCCAGGTCATTCTGGTTCAGATCATGAAAGAGGCCATTAGCAGCAAGGGGCCCCGGCTGGCTAGCCAGCTATCTCTTGCTGGTCAGTACTGCATTCTGCTACCCTTTGGCGGGGGGGTTTCGGTAAGCCGAAAAATGCACAGTGGCGAGGAAAAGAAGCGCGTACGCAAGATTCTGGAAACCTGGAAGCCCCGGCACATGGGTGTCATTGCCCGTACGGCAAGCGAGGGGGTAGAGGCAGAAAAACTACAGGCCGACCTGAACCAGCTGCTAGCACGCTGGAACGCCATGGTGGAGGAACTGGTGGGGGCCAAACCGCCCCGAAAAGTGCTGAGTGAGATAAACCGGACCAGCAGTGTACTGCGCGACATGCTTTCCATCGGCTTCGATTCCATCCTGACGGATAGCACCAGTGTGTACGAAGACCTGATGGCCTACGTAAACGAGCAGCAGCCAGACCTGAAGCGGGCTGTGCAACTCAAGAAATCGCGCGAGGGACTATTTGAGCAATATGGCGTGGAAAAACAGATCAAAGGTGCCTTTGGCAAGACCGTAAACCTGGGCAGTGGGGCCTACCTGGTGGTAGAGCACACAGAAGCCCTGCACGTGATAGACGTGAACAGCGGGAGCCTGCGCATGCCCAGCCTAAGCCCGGAGGAAAATGCCCTGCGTATAAACCTGGATGCAGCCAGTGAGATAGCCCGACAGCTACGGCTGCGCGATATGGGCGGAATTATCGTGATCGACTTCATCGATATGCGCAGCGCCGAAAGCAAGAAAAAGGTTTTTGAGCAGCTGAGTGATGAGATGAAGAAAGACCGGGCCAGGCACACCATCCTGCCCATGAGCCGCTTTGGCCTCATACAGGTTACGCGCCAGCGGGTGCGGCCCGAGGTGAACATCAGCACCGAAGAGGTGTGCCCCAGCTGCGGCGGCACCGGCAAGATAAATCCCTCGATACTGCTGGCAGACGAGGTGAACCGAAATGTGGATTTTCTATTCCGCAAGAATAAAATGAAGCAGCTAAGGATGAAGATGAATCCCTTCCTGGCTGCCTACTTCACCAAAGGTTTCCTCAGTAGCCCCCGCTTCAAATGGCTGAAGCGATATGGAAAGTGGGTGCGTATAGATGCGGTAACCTCCATGCCTTTCACCCAAGTGCGTTATTTTGGCGAGGGTGACGAGGAAATAAAACTGGACTAG
- a CDS encoding T9SS type A sorting domain-containing protein produces MAPLRTPIFLLLTLLARLSFAQTIYTDDGDIAYVNASPAANYTVTNAVCSGQGGSIQLSAANVIGTETFTPEDLQFAVFPASTTATPASPGWVDHTFAGATISGLSAGSYDLYVRLNCGVHSCPLLCAACNIGTIHDDDWQRIATNVSISASNNQIQAAAPSASASACPGSTGQINIGGITANYSYAESDLRLGLYSAATGAFVAGQLHTPSGGQVSFTGLAPGAYRVYAWDVTTQATTPADNNQPGCYNQLGGTIAVGQQLAFTVSQSTTPAGCLGNDGSVELTISPAGTYYFYDGNTWSPVTSNPFTLDGFAPNAYTGPYQISTSSGGGACDYTLSFVINQGSQLPFSVQHTTTAASCPGATDGSLTLSLSPAGSYYMQQAGQAWVPIPANPYTLFDLPAGTISLAVSNHPSGASCASSLSAVVPGPAAFAGMAEARATGEIMATASGGTGVLRFGVSTNANPPTSFLPSPLQDLPAGTYQVWVQDANSCQAQIASGIEVSQLTARAKGSTGQLAWTLYPNPSSGQLQLSGSQPLAGAWIEVVDPLGRTVQRHTIDTAILPWRQSIGIQQPGAYSIRLHTANTTVARTVLIH; encoded by the coding sequence ATGGCACCCCTGCGCACCCCTATTTTCCTACTCCTCACCCTACTGGCGAGGTTGTCTTTTGCCCAAACCATCTATACCGACGATGGCGACATTGCCTATGTGAATGCCAGCCCAGCTGCCAACTATACCGTAACCAATGCAGTATGTAGTGGCCAGGGTGGTTCCATTCAGCTCTCTGCTGCCAATGTGATTGGCACCGAGACATTTACGCCCGAAGACTTACAGTTTGCCGTTTTTCCGGCCTCTACCACTGCTACCCCTGCCAGTCCGGGTTGGGTAGACCACACCTTTGCCGGTGCTACCATCTCGGGCCTGTCCGCAGGTAGCTATGACCTGTATGTTCGCCTGAACTGCGGTGTACATTCCTGTCCACTTCTTTGCGCCGCATGTAACATTGGCACCATTCATGATGATGATTGGCAGCGCATAGCCACAAATGTAAGTATATCGGCCTCCAACAACCAGATCCAGGCAGCGGCACCCAGTGCATCCGCCTCTGCCTGCCCCGGCAGCACCGGCCAGATAAATATTGGTGGCATCACGGCCAACTATAGTTATGCGGAGTCGGACCTTCGGCTAGGCCTGTACTCAGCTGCCACAGGCGCTTTTGTTGCGGGCCAGCTGCATACACCGTCTGGCGGCCAGGTCAGCTTTACGGGCTTGGCACCCGGTGCCTATCGGGTTTATGCCTGGGATGTAACCACACAGGCCACCACTCCGGCAGACAATAACCAACCGGGCTGCTACAACCAGTTGGGTGGCACTATTGCCGTAGGGCAACAGCTAGCTTTTACCGTTAGCCAATCAACTACTCCGGCCGGTTGCCTGGGCAATGATGGCTCAGTAGAGTTGACCATTAGTCCCGCCGGCACCTATTACTTTTATGACGGAAACACCTGGAGCCCCGTAACCAGCAACCCCTTTACACTGGATGGCTTTGCGCCCAATGCCTATACCGGCCCCTATCAAATATCTACCAGCAGCGGTGGTGGTGCATGCGATTATACCCTCAGCTTTGTTATAAACCAGGGTAGCCAGCTGCCATTTTCTGTACAGCACACCACTACCGCAGCTAGCTGCCCGGGTGCCACAGATGGGTCGCTTACCCTGTCACTTAGTCCGGCCGGTAGCTACTATATGCAGCAGGCAGGTCAGGCATGGGTACCCATCCCGGCCAATCCCTATACCTTGTTCGATTTACCCGCAGGTACCATCAGCCTGGCTGTTTCCAATCATCCGAGTGGCGCCAGCTGCGCGAGTTCACTTTCTGCCGTTGTACCTGGCCCTGCGGCATTCGCCGGTATGGCAGAGGCCCGCGCTACCGGAGAAATTATGGCCACGGCCAGCGGTGGCACAGGCGTGCTTCGTTTTGGTGTAAGTACGAATGCCAATCCTCCCACCAGCTTTTTGCCCAGTCCGCTTCAGGATTTGCCCGCGGGCACCTATCAAGTATGGGTGCAAGATGCGAATAGCTGCCAAGCCCAGATAGCCAGTGGTATAGAAGTGAGCCAGCTTACCGCTCGTGCCAAGGGTAGTACGGGCCAGCTAGCCTGGACACTCTATCCCAACCCCAGTAGCGGGCAGCTACAACTGAGTGGTAGCCAGCCACTGGCTGGTGCCTGGATAGAAGTAGTAGATCCCCTTGGGCGCACGGTACAGCGTCATACCATCGATACCGCTATACTGCCCTGGCGGCAGAGCATCGGTATTCAGCAGCCGGGTGCCTATAGTATACGGCTGCATACGGCCAATACTACCGTAGCCCGAACGGTGCTTATTCACTAG
- a CDS encoding MFS transporter, whose amino-acid sequence MKADRLAPAGLLRFTGWHMLTTSLLLLGYMGYYICRSNWAVVTPLLLKEYALMGLTMAHIQWISSFGLGMYMLGKVVNGILGDFIGGKLMFVLGMVLSVVATLYMGLALGFGTLFIGWGANRLAQSMGWAALVKSVARWFNYWHYGQIMGILSLSYLFGDSLARIFLGYLIEDGFGWRGIFYFSAAVLSTVALITWWMLPGSPEQKKLPPARINPQNLFGEAGDKPQAYGMLRLIKPFFSHHAFWLVALMSFGLTGARELINQWSVLYLEEISGMAAGMAARYSAIFSFVGGISALIFGFGTDRWARGKRGALILGSMVLLLLISLAFYAAGQRSSLWASLVGLGVVGFLLIGPYTFLAGAIALDLGAKKASATAVGLIDGAGYLGALSSGIVAAYLLRQYTWNALFLLIALLCSLTALAAFLYWRSYERASKPAAAGGATGE is encoded by the coding sequence ATGAAGGCAGACCGCCTGGCCCCCGCCGGCCTCCTCCGCTTTACAGGCTGGCACATGCTTACCACCAGCCTGCTGCTGCTGGGCTATATGGGCTACTATATCTGCCGGTCCAACTGGGCGGTGGTAACACCCCTGCTACTAAAGGAGTATGCACTGATGGGCCTGACCATGGCCCACATCCAGTGGATAAGCAGTTTTGGGCTGGGTATGTATATGCTCGGCAAGGTTGTGAATGGAATACTGGGCGATTTTATCGGAGGCAAGCTGATGTTTGTGCTGGGCATGGTCCTCTCGGTAGTGGCCACCCTGTACATGGGCCTGGCGCTGGGCTTTGGTACGCTGTTTATTGGGTGGGGGGCAAACCGGCTGGCCCAGAGCATGGGCTGGGCAGCCCTGGTAAAGAGTGTGGCACGCTGGTTCAACTATTGGCACTACGGCCAGATAATGGGTATCCTCAGCCTCAGCTACTTGTTTGGAGACAGCCTGGCACGCATTTTCCTGGGTTACCTGATTGAGGATGGCTTTGGCTGGCGTGGGATATTTTACTTTAGTGCCGCCGTACTATCCACTGTAGCGCTGATTACCTGGTGGATGCTGCCCGGCTCGCCCGAGCAGAAAAAACTACCGCCCGCGCGCATCAATCCACAAAACCTTTTTGGCGAGGCTGGGGACAAACCGCAAGCTTACGGCATGCTTCGGCTGATAAAGCCCTTCTTTTCGCATCACGCCTTCTGGCTAGTGGCCCTCATGAGTTTTGGTCTAACGGGTGCCCGGGAGCTGATTAATCAGTGGAGTGTACTTTATCTGGAAGAAATCAGTGGGATGGCCGCTGGAATGGCGGCCCGCTATAGTGCCATTTTTTCCTTTGTGGGAGGTATTTCGGCCTTGATCTTTGGTTTTGGCACAGATAGATGGGCGCGTGGCAAGCGAGGAGCCCTTATACTGGGCTCCATGGTCCTGCTGCTGCTCATCAGCCTGGCATTTTATGCTGCCGGGCAGCGCAGCTCACTGTGGGCAAGCCTGGTAGGGCTTGGGGTAGTGGGTTTTCTGCTGATCGGGCCCTATACTTTTTTGGCAGGTGCCATTGCGCTGGACCTGGGAGCCAAGAAGGCCTCGGCTACGGCTGTGGGCCTGATAGATGGGGCTGGCTATCTGGGTGCCTTGTCCAGTGGCATCGTGGCGGCCTACCTGCTGCGGCAGTACACGTGGAACGCGCTTTTTCTGCTCATAGCCCTGCTGTGCAGCCTCACAGCGCTGGCTGCTTTCCTATACTGGCGCAGCTACGAGCGGGCTAGTAAACCTGCCGCCGCTGGCGGAGCGACTGGCGAATAA
- a CDS encoding thioredoxin family protein: MFSKGQAAEITEYLGRHVQAPVSLYTYARQKCFRDRFVKNVCNSEWTARFAAHFAACSSSIRLHQQEVKSLDELDSALYIRWLPAIRLLGEVDHHIRYYGIPSGYELNSFLRAIAMTSGAETSLSSSVVHELQAIDELITLDVFVTPTCFYCPVAAHLANQFAIVNPYYIRTNIVNATQFPELVAQYGIRGVPRVIINQTLHHTGVPDERLLLGLIRQSLRQRRQVY, encoded by the coding sequence ATGTTTTCAAAGGGACAGGCGGCAGAAATAACCGAGTACCTGGGTCGGCATGTGCAGGCTCCGGTAAGCCTGTATACCTATGCAAGGCAAAAATGCTTTCGCGATCGGTTTGTCAAAAATGTGTGTAACAGCGAGTGGACAGCACGTTTTGCCGCGCATTTTGCTGCCTGTAGTTCATCCATCCGCTTGCACCAGCAGGAGGTAAAGAGCCTGGATGAGCTGGACAGCGCCTTGTACATCCGCTGGCTACCCGCTATACGCCTGCTGGGCGAGGTAGACCACCACATACGCTACTATGGCATCCCGTCCGGCTACGAGCTGAATTCTTTTCTGAGGGCAATAGCCATGACCTCTGGGGCCGAAACCAGCCTTTCTTCTTCTGTTGTGCACGAGCTGCAGGCCATAGATGAGCTGATTACCCTGGACGTGTTCGTTACGCCCACCTGCTTCTACTGCCCGGTAGCGGCCCACTTGGCCAATCAGTTTGCCATCGTAAATCCCTACTACATTCGCACGAACATCGTAAATGCCACGCAGTTTCCGGAGCTGGTTGCGCAGTACGGAATCCGGGGTGTCCCTCGCGTGATTATTAACCAGACCTTGCACCACACCGGCGTTCCAGACGAACGACTGCTGCTCGGCCTTATTCGCCAGTCGCTCCGCCAGCGGCGGCAGGTTTACTAG
- a CDS encoding VWA domain-containing protein translates to MSFEYPWMFAFVLGLPALWLYRRFRRRRRIALQYTYAPAPGPGGWLLSVLVPACYLLAWLLLVVALARPVRYVRTAQDTGRGLEVVIMLDISSSMLATDWKPNRLAVARHAISQFVQQRPQDRIGLGLFAQRALSFVPITQDHPYLLAQLAEVHVGMIPPAGSNLGDAIGLGIQRLSQATASDRILILVTDAQNNTGMMDPEAVARYARAHQVAVQGIYLGDTADAQSARNYLRQICSHTAGRIYTPGYPQDMAASLRHLDQYLQANRMPRYVQQAVLLHRPILWLALGLCLLAAVLQFVGLANPIEQ, encoded by the coding sequence ATGAGCTTTGAGTATCCCTGGATGTTTGCCTTTGTGCTGGGGCTACCTGCGCTCTGGCTCTACCGCAGGTTTCGGCGCCGGCGCCGCATAGCCCTGCAGTATACCTACGCGCCTGCCCCTGGGCCCGGCGGCTGGCTGCTGAGTGTACTGGTACCCGCCTGCTATCTACTAGCCTGGCTCCTGCTAGTTGTGGCACTGGCCCGGCCGGTACGCTACGTGCGTACTGCTCAAGACACTGGCCGCGGCCTGGAGGTGGTGATCATGCTGGATATATCTAGCAGTATGCTGGCTACGGACTGGAAGCCCAACCGGCTGGCAGTGGCGCGCCACGCTATCAGCCAGTTCGTTCAGCAGCGCCCGCAGGACCGTATAGGCTTGGGTCTATTTGCTCAGCGGGCCCTGTCATTTGTGCCCATTACACAAGACCATCCCTATCTGCTAGCCCAGCTGGCAGAGGTACATGTGGGCATGATACCCCCGGCAGGTTCCAATCTGGGCGATGCCATTGGCCTGGGCATCCAGCGGTTAAGCCAGGCTACGGCTTCGGATCGTATTTTAATCCTGGTAACCGATGCACAGAACAATACGGGCATGATGGACCCAGAGGCGGTGGCCCGCTATGCACGGGCACATCAGGTAGCCGTGCAGGGTATTTATCTGGGCGACACGGCTGACGCGCAGTCTGCACGAAACTATCTTCGCCAGATATGTAGTCATACGGCTGGCCGCATCTACACGCCCGGGTACCCCCAGGATATGGCTGCATCCCTCCGCCACCTGGATCAATATCTGCAGGCCAACCGAATGCCGCGCTATGTGCAGCAGGCAGTGCTACTGCACCGGCCCATCCTGTGGCTGGCATTGGGCTTGTGCTTATTGGCCGCGGTGCTACAGTTTGTGGGATTGGCCAATCCCATAGAGCAATAA
- a CDS encoding DUF58 domain-containing protein gives MDVVSLLNRVKRLRIATRLAVEQPTVGLFRTAMRGQGIDFEQVRPYQPGDDVRRIDWNVSARHGQTYIKEYREERELNMLLMVDQSASGLFGTPQQQKRDIIHEIVTILAYAAQEHQHRVGLLAFTDQVEQYLKPARGRHQLMQLLERLLQPPGSTQTKLSVAAEAVLRLHPRRTLLVLISDLLDTNYASTLLQLHHRHELVIIRPYHPSEEPHALQGILPLQDLESRRTAWRVHWLGGRSSARASAYQQRVGEAQAFCKKYGVPLLSVDVSVPYYRQLEAFLTRKARPSL, from the coding sequence ATGGATGTCGTTTCCCTGCTGAATCGGGTAAAGCGCCTGCGCATTGCTACACGCCTTGCGGTGGAGCAGCCTACCGTGGGCCTTTTCCGTACGGCCATGCGTGGCCAGGGTATCGACTTTGAGCAGGTGCGGCCTTATCAGCCTGGCGACGATGTACGCCGTATAGACTGGAACGTATCGGCCCGGCATGGGCAAACGTACATCAAGGAATACCGCGAGGAGCGCGAACTGAATATGCTGCTGATGGTAGACCAGAGCGCCAGCGGCTTGTTCGGCACACCGCAGCAGCAGAAGAGGGACATCATCCACGAGATAGTCACCATTCTGGCCTATGCTGCACAGGAGCATCAGCATCGGGTGGGCTTGCTGGCCTTTACGGACCAGGTAGAGCAGTACCTGAAGCCTGCCAGGGGAAGGCACCAGCTTATGCAGCTGCTAGAGCGGCTACTGCAGCCTCCTGGATCTACGCAAACGAAATTATCTGTGGCCGCAGAGGCTGTTCTGCGCCTTCACCCCAGGCGTACGCTCCTCGTGCTCATCTCTGATTTGCTGGACACGAACTATGCTTCCACGCTGCTCCAGCTGCACCACCGGCACGAGCTGGTTATCATCCGGCCCTATCACCCCAGCGAGGAACCACACGCCCTACAGGGTATCCTGCCCCTGCAGGACCTGGAGAGCCGCCGTACGGCCTGGCGTGTGCACTGGCTGGGAGGGCGCAGTAGTGCACGCGCCAGCGCCTATCAGCAGCGTGTGGGCGAGGCACAGGCCTTTTGTAAAAAGTACGGCGTGCCGCTGCTCTCTGTAGATGTTTCTGTGCCCTACTACCGTCAGCTCGAGGCCTTTCTTACACGAAAAGCCCGCCCCAGCCTATGA
- the hemW gene encoding radical SAM family heme chaperone HemW has translation MNTALYLHIPYCKQACSYCDFYFTTHPGRNEAALVQALASEFRIRHTQFGHPAVDTLYIGGGTPSLLHPDSLAQLFAALGQAVHPGKLLECTLEANPDDCTPERIAAWSALGISRLSLGIQSFQPQILAWMNRAHTADQAQQALELVAASGLAFSVDLIFAVPGRDMARLRQDVELLLAYQPLHISIYGLTVERKTLLHHWVSTGHTQLDEQQYVAEYTWLHHRLSAAGYVHYELSSYAQPGQEAVHNARYWAQRPYIGLGPSAHGYDGVRRRYENVRSLPRYLEALGRGQLAQTEEELDDEALFIEQLMTRLRTAGGLPFSIQHHPAWRRVHTARMAAWVDSGLFSVGPAAWHPTVDAWLILDRLIADLL, from the coding sequence GTGAATACGGCTCTCTATCTACACATTCCGTACTGCAAGCAGGCCTGTAGCTATTGCGATTTCTACTTTACCACCCATCCCGGGCGTAATGAGGCTGCGCTGGTGCAGGCATTGGCTTCCGAGTTTCGCATCCGGCATACACAGTTCGGGCACCCGGCTGTAGATACCCTGTACATAGGCGGGGGCACCCCCTCGCTTTTGCATCCAGACAGCTTGGCACAGCTGTTTGCGGCCTTGGGGCAGGCTGTACACCCCGGCAAACTGCTGGAGTGCACCCTGGAGGCCAATCCGGATGACTGTACACCGGAGCGCATTGCTGCCTGGAGCGCCTTGGGTATAAGTCGGCTCAGCCTGGGCATTCAGAGTTTTCAGCCCCAGATACTCGCTTGGATGAACCGGGCACACACTGCGGATCAGGCGCAGCAGGCGCTGGAATTGGTGGCGGCTTCGGGCCTGGCGTTTTCGGTAGATCTAATTTTTGCAGTGCCTGGCCGAGATATGGCGCGTTTGCGCCAGGATGTAGAGCTTCTCTTAGCTTACCAGCCCCTTCATATCTCTATCTATGGTTTAACAGTTGAGCGCAAAACGCTTCTGCATCATTGGGTTAGCACGGGTCATACTCAGCTGGATGAGCAGCAGTATGTGGCAGAGTATACCTGGCTACACCACCGCCTTTCAGCAGCAGGCTATGTGCACTATGAGTTAAGCAGCTATGCCCAGCCCGGGCAGGAGGCCGTACACAATGCCCGCTACTGGGCACAGCGCCCCTACATAGGGCTAGGTCCCTCGGCCCATGGCTACGATGGGGTCCGACGGCGTTATGAGAATGTGCGTTCTCTGCCACGCTATCTGGAGGCCCTGGGTAGGGGCCAGCTGGCACAAACGGAGGAGGAACTGGACGACGAGGCTTTGTTTATCGAGCAGCTGATGACCCGCTTGCGCACGGCCGGGGGACTACCTTTCTCCATACAGCACCATCCTGCCTGGCGGCGCGTGCATACGGCTCGTATGGCGGCGTGGGTAGATTCGGGCTTATTTTCCGTAGGCCCAGCTGCCTGGCATCCAACAGTAGATGCCTGGCTTATCCTGGATCGACTCATTGCAGATCTGTTGTAA
- a CDS encoding phosphoribosyltransferase family protein, which yields MQFLRQARYTLDQQESPWGQPDFPADLYSRYKYGHAESARLLGKALAEMAIQENPSYVAKEELWISASAYKAVPTAAQLLLYTVVNQLNRWRKSQNINQLSVFSLHRRTIFPQDYGALEEAGRQAIMRENQLYTSTKLSDKAVLIIDDMRVTGAHEACVANFLEQQGVRSLLKLYVAESQLADPKLEDQLNHSWMNSPDRFAQLMMETNWLPNARCCKYLLTKPKPAELQMLRKLGGPEKWRIVVQAIEADGYDRLSDYAPQAHFIKGLLSAQVHHEHTNI from the coding sequence ATGCAGTTCCTCCGCCAGGCCCGCTATACGCTCGACCAACAAGAATCCCCCTGGGGACAGCCTGACTTTCCTGCGGACCTGTACAGCCGCTATAAGTACGGCCACGCAGAAAGCGCACGCCTGCTTGGAAAAGCCCTGGCCGAAATGGCCATCCAGGAGAACCCAAGCTATGTAGCAAAAGAAGAACTGTGGATCTCCGCCTCTGCCTACAAGGCGGTGCCCACCGCTGCACAGCTCCTGCTCTACACCGTGGTAAATCAGCTGAACAGATGGCGTAAATCACAGAATATCAATCAGTTAAGTGTTTTTTCGCTACACCGAAGAACCATCTTTCCCCAAGACTACGGGGCGCTAGAAGAGGCCGGGAGGCAGGCCATTATGCGAGAAAACCAGCTGTACACAAGCACCAAGCTCTCAGACAAAGCTGTGCTAATCATAGATGACATGCGTGTAACGGGTGCGCATGAGGCATGCGTGGCAAACTTCCTGGAGCAACAGGGAGTGCGGAGCCTGCTCAAGCTATACGTAGCAGAAAGCCAGCTAGCAGACCCCAAACTGGAGGACCAGCTGAACCACAGCTGGATGAACAGCCCCGACCGGTTCGCCCAGCTGATGATGGAAACCAATTGGCTACCAAATGCACGCTGCTGCAAGTATCTACTAACCAAACCCAAACCTGCGGAACTACAAATGCTGCGAAAACTGGGCGGACCAGAAAAATGGCGGATAGTGGTACAGGCTATAGAGGCCGATGGATACGACCGTCTGTCAGATTATGCGCCGCAAGCACATTTCATCAAGGGACTGCTATCGGCCCAGGTGCACCATGAGCACACTAATATCTGA